The DNA sequence TAACACATTATCTATCCCTATCTCTCTCCAAAGTTTATCATATGGTTTACCTGAAAGCGAAGCTATTGTTGAAACTATTTTAAATATTTTATTATCTTCAACATCCTCGATAGGCGAGAAAATTTTATCTTTGCTGAACCCAACTTCTTCAAGAGCTCTATTGACTATATCATCATTAGTAATCTTTCTGCATGTTCTAATCCATGTCGAAACCGCAGTTCCTTTCATTTTAACACCCCCAATTCAATTATAGAATATATTATACCACCTTTCAACAGATAATTATTATCTTTGACATGATTTGATTAATTTTTTTAAAACACTTTTTCTTAGTGTAGATTTTAACAATGTTTTGCAATATAATAATATTAAGAAAAGAAAAAGGGTGATTAAATGATTAAACTTGATTCTCACGATTTACTTTCAGCTTTAAGTTTGGCAATTGATTTATCTGAATGCAGCTCACATTGTGAGGAAAAATATTATGAACCTACATTTAATATAAATTTATCTCAGCACAAATTCATAAACCATTCTAAGAGGACAACCTATGTTGCAATGAGCATTGGGAAAAATATATCCAATGATACATCATTCTTGAAATTTTTATTTATAAGCGCCGCTCTTCATGACATAGGCGTTACTGGAACTGCAGACCTTTTAGATGCACATTTGAAAAGTGAATATATATTAAGGCATAGTGAAGAAGGAAGTTTCCTAATAGATAAATTACCTATGGACTATAAAATTTCACAGGCTATTAAATATCATCATGAAAACTATAACGGAACTGGTCCATTTGGTTTAAAAAATGATGAAATTCCACTAATCTCTCAAGTTTTGAGGATATCAGATTCATTTGAGCTTATATATGATGAAAATATCCCAAATTATATCCAGAGGGACTTTATATCCAAATTTTTTAAAACACATAAGGGTATTTACTTTAACCCCCACCTTATCGACATACTTTTCGAATTGCAATCAAAGGAAAAATTCTGGTGGGATGTTGAAAACATAGGTCATATTCCAGAAATATACGATTCAATAAAGCCTGAAATAACTAAAACATTCTCAATGCAGGAAATAAGAAAAATTGCCTATGTATTTGCAGACATAATTGACAAGAAAAGCCCATTTACCTATACACACTCGAAAAACCTTACAAAAATAGCATTGAGAATTGCCGATTACTTAAATTTTGATAAAAACAAAAAGATAAGATTTGAGATAGCTGCTCTAATGCACGACGTTGGAAAACTTGCAATACCCAATTCTATCCTCAATAAAGAAGGTCCATTAAATCCAAAGGAAGTATTGATAATGAAAAGCCATACTTATTATACAAGGTTAATTTTATCAAGAATTAAAGGATTTGAAGATATAACAGATTGGGCGTCAAACCACCACGAAAAATTAAATGGACATGGCTATCCTTTAGGCTTATCCGCTGATAAACTTTCGATGGAAGAGAGAATAATGGCTGTTTGCGACATTTATGAAGCATTGACATCGGACAGACCCTACAGAAAAGGTATGTCAAACGACAGAGCAATTGAAATACTTAAGAAGATGGTAGATTTAAATGAAGTCTGCCCCATAGCGCTTGAATATCTGAAAAAAGTTTTGTAAGCTGCCTTTATCTAGAAGCATTTAATTTATTAAGCCATTACACTTTAAAGTCCCAAGATAAATTTTTAAAAAATATATCTTGGGACTGATTATTTTATTTGTGTAATATAGGCGAAACCCTTTTGTAAATTAAAATTGTTACTGCGGATGCTATAAGACCCTTTACGAGATTAAAAGGCAATATGCTATAAACGATAAGAGTGTTTATATCCTTAATTGCAGGGTTAACCTTTGCTGCAATACCAACAATAGCATCAATAGGAAAATGTAATACTTTTTCATATAATGGAAGGAATATATAATAGTTTAAAAGTGAAGCTGTAACTCCCATTGAAATAATTCCACAAATCACTGCATAAATTGCACCTGTCTTCGTTTTATTCTTTCTGTAAATCAATGCAGCAGGCAATACAAAAGATACACCAACTAAAAAATTTGCCGCCTCACCTATTCCAGCCGTTTGATTCTTAACAGCAAAATGAATTAAATTTTTTACAAACTCAATCATAATTCCCGCCATTGG is a window from the Caloramator mitchellensis genome containing:
- a CDS encoding HD-GYP domain-containing protein, which translates into the protein MIKLDSHDLLSALSLAIDLSECSSHCEEKYYEPTFNINLSQHKFINHSKRTTYVAMSIGKNISNDTSFLKFLFISAALHDIGVTGTADLLDAHLKSEYILRHSEEGSFLIDKLPMDYKISQAIKYHHENYNGTGPFGLKNDEIPLISQVLRISDSFELIYDENIPNYIQRDFISKFFKTHKGIYFNPHLIDILFELQSKEKFWWDVENIGHIPEIYDSIKPEITKTFSMQEIRKIAYVFADIIDKKSPFTYTHSKNLTKIALRIADYLNFDKNKKIRFEIAALMHDVGKLAIPNSILNKEGPLNPKEVLIMKSHTYYTRLILSRIKGFEDITDWASNHHEKLNGHGYPLGLSADKLSMEERIMAVCDIYEALTSDRPYRKGMSNDRAIEILKKMVDLNEVCPIALEYLKKVL
- a CDS encoding ECF transporter S component; this translates as MKSKNLSKTIKVSLLSAFALILMFFEFALPIFPDFLKIDLSDVPALIGAFALGPMAGIMIEFVKNLIHFAVKNQTAGIGEAANFLVGVSFVLPAALIYRKNKTKTGAIYAVICGIISMGVTASLLNYYIFLPLYEKVLHFPIDAIVGIAAKVNPAIKDINTLIVYSILPFNLVKGLIASAVTILIYKRVSPILHK